The Paenibacillus sp. G2S3 region GCAACAACCGTGCTGACTGTCCGGCGGTTGGTCAATCGGATGGGACTACTACAGCTGCTTGAAGCCTGGAAGCAAGTTGCGGAGCGTTTCCCGAATGCAATTCTGCTGATTGGTGGTAAAGGGCCGTTGCGAGGAGAACTGGAAGAAAAGATCGCCGATTATGGCTTAAGCAATAAGGTAAGACTGCTAGGCTACATTCCCGATCATGAGCTAGTCTCTTATTATCAGGCAGCGGATATGTTCGTGGTTCCCTCACAGGCATTGGAGGGCTTTGGTTTGATTACCGTTGAAGCTTTATCTTCAGGATTGCCAGTGATGGCTACACCGATTGGCGGCAATAAGGAAATTTTGCAAGGCTTCCGGCCGGAATTGCTATTTAAGAGTTCAAGTAGTGACCACATGGCCGAAGGTATGATCCATATGCTTAGCAATCGAAAGCTGCTTCCAAGCCGGGATGAATGTAGAGAGCATGTACTGGAGAGATATACCTGGGAGCATGTTACGGATCAAGTAGAATCCGTGTTCCTGCAAGCCTTAGGAGAGGAGGTGACCACGTAATGCTTAGAGTGGCCTATATAGATCACACTGCTAAATGGAGTGGTGGAGAAGTTGCCCTGTTTAACATCCTTACCCATATTGGAGAACAGATTGATCCGCTGGTAATCCTGGCTGAGGATGGTGCGCTGGCTGAACGGCTACGTGAAAATGGGATGGATGTCCGTATTATTGCGCTGGATGAGAGTATCAGAAGTCGGGGGAGAAATGCAGTCAACTTGGGAGCACCTGCTGCAGCCTTCAAGCTGTTGGCTTATGGCCGCAAGCTTGCGCCGCTCTTAAAAGCGGAGAAGGTAGATTGCGTGCACACCAATTCCCTGAAATCTGCATTATACGGAGCCATCGCTGCAAAAATAGCGGGCGTTCCATTGATCTGGCACATCCGGGATCATATTGGAGCTCCCTATTTAAAGCCTATCGTTGCCAAAGGCATTCGTTTGCTGTCGCGCCTGCTCCCCAATGGAGTCATCGCGAATTCACATTCTACGCTGAATGCTTTGGAGCTGCCTCGATCGAAAAAAACGCTGGTCGTATACTCCGCATTCGCTAAAGCGATTGGTAATGGGATCGGCATGCGGGACCAGAAGGATTTCAACGTATTGCTAGTTGGTCGATTGGCGCATTGGAAGGGTCAGCATATTGTGCTGGAAGCCGCAAAAAGCTTTAAGAACGAACCTCGTGTGAAGTTCTGGCTGGCCGGAGACGCTCTGTTTGGAGAAGAGGCTTATAAGCAGGAATTGCTTCAAAAGATAAAAAACGACGAGCTTACTAATGTAAGCATGCTAGGGCATGTGGATGATATTCAGGGCCTTATGAATACTGCTGATTTACTGATTCACACTTCGGTAACTCCTGAGCCTTTTGGCCAAGTTATCGTTGAAGGAATGGCAGCGGGATTGCCGGTGATCGCCTCCAATGAAGGCGGGCCGGTAGAAATTGTAGTTCAAGGTGAGACAGGGCTACTGATAGAGCCTGGTGACGCGGCGATACTAGCAGACTCCATTAAATGGATGCTGGATCACCCAGAGGAAAGACGGCGGATGGCGGACAATGGGATGAAACGAGTGAAAGAGCATTTTGTTATCGAGAATACGGTCAAGGACATCGTTGACTACTATAAAGGTTTGTTGGCGGGCACCTGACAGATGATATGACGCGGTAATTCTGAAGATGATGCTCCATAAAACTTTGAGGATGATTCACATGAAAATTGCGATAGCGCACGATTACTTAATCCAAATGGGCGGCGCGGAAAGAGTGGTGGAAGTCTTTCATCACATGTATCCCGAGGCTCCAATCTACACAACGGTTTTTAACGGAAGCCGCCTTACTGACAATCTCAAAGATGCGGATATCCGTGCCTCCTGGCTGCAAAAGATTCCGGGGGTAAAGACCAATTTTAAAGGGGTGCTGCCACTTTATCCAATGGCCATCCGTGATTTGGACTTTCGCGGTTTCGATATCGTCCTGAGTTCCAGCAGTGCTTTTATGAAAAGTATTCAAGTTCCTAAACATACGTTTCATCTTTGTTACTGCCATACGCCTATGCGCTTCGCATGGGATTATGACACCTACATGGAACGTCAGTCGAATTCCGGGTTGTTCAAGAAAATGCTTAAGGTATACATGCAGCAGCTCAAAACGTGGGACCAACGGACTTCCAAAAATGTGAATCAGTTCGTAGCCAATTCTTCAGTAGTGAAGACGAGGATTCAGAATTATTATCACCGGGATGCAGATGTCATATTTCCACCGATTAATACAGCCCGGTTTACAAGCTCTTCTACCATTGGTGACTATTATTTAATTGTCTCTCGGCTTGTTTCCTACAAGCGGATTGATCTGGCAGTAGAGGCTTTTAACCGTAACGGTCTTAAGCTTTATATCGTAGGGGATGGACCGGATCGCAAGCGTCTCGAAGGCATGGCTAAGGATAATGTATCGTTTCTGGGCCGGCTAGAAGATGAGCAAGTGACTGGAATGATGGCACAGTGTAGAGCATTTATTTTTCCAGGAGAAGAGGACTTTGGAATTACACCGCTGGAAGCGAACGCTGCGGGAAGACCAGTAATTGCTTATCAAGCAGGTGGAGCACTAGATACTATTATTCCTTATGTAAATGGTGTGTTTTTTCAGCATCAAGAAGTGGAGGATCTGCTTAAGGCTATTTATGAGGTAGAGTCCTACGCTTGGGATATCGATCAAATCATGGAGCATGCACGTAAATTCGATGAGCAGGCGTTTATGGTTAAGTTCAAGCAGTATGTTGAGCAGGCCTACGTCAATTTTCTAAAAGGAGGATGATTGTATGAAGCTGACAGTAATCGGTACTGGGTATGTGGGTCTTGTATCTGGGGTGTGCTTTGCACTTAGCGGACATCATATCATCTGTGTGGATAAGGACGAGGAAAAGATTAAGAAGCTGAAACAGATGGAATCGCCCATCTATGAGCCGGGAATCGAGGAACTGATTGAACTGAATCTTCGTGAGGAACGGTTATCTTTTTCTGCAGATCTTCAAGAGTCGGTGCGCCGTTCAGATATTATCATTCTTGCTGTAGGTACGCCATCGCTGCCTAATGGCGAAGCAGACTTAACCTACATTGAGGGTGCAGCTGCTGAAATCGCTAAAGCGATGGAAGGGCACAAAATTATTATGACTAAATCTACAGTTCCCGTAGGGACAAACGAGAAAATCTCCAAAATGCTCTCTAAGTTTACCCATCATTCTTTTGATATCGTGTCTGCTCCCGAGTTTTTACGTGAGGGGTCAGCGATTCGCGATACTCTCCATCCCGACAGAATTGTCATTGGTCTTGATAATCCAGAGCTGGAACCAACCATGCGCGAGCTTCATAAGGGTTTCACTGAAAATGTATTTGTAACAGATATACGCAGTGCTGAAATGATCAAATATGCTTCAAATGCATTTTTGGCCACGAAGATTTCCTTTATTAACGAGATCGCCAATATTTGCGAAAAAGTGGGAGCTGATGTAACTGAGGTAGCCGAAGGAATGGGTATGGACCAAAGAATTGGGTCATCCTTCCTGCAGGCTGGCATCGGTTATGGAGGCTCCTGTTTCCCGAAAGACACTAATGCGCTCATTCAAATTGCAGGCAACGTCGATTACGAATTCAAATTATTGAAATCTGTAGTCGAAGTGAACAAGGGACAACGGTTTATGATCATCTCCAAGCTGCATGAATCACTTGGCAGCCTGCGTGGTTCGACGATAGGGATATGGGGGCTTGCTTTCAAGCCTAATACTGATGATGTCCGCGAAGCTCCAGCCAGAGAGATTGTTGAGGCGCTGGTGGCTGAGGGGGCAACAGTCAAACTATATGATCCAATTGCAGCTACAAATTTCAGGCAGCAATACGATCATTCGCAGCTTCGCTGGTGCAATCTGCCAGAGGAAGCGGCTGAGGGCAGCGACGCCGTATGCCTCCTGACGGATTGGAGCCTACTTAAGGAGATTGATCTGCATCAGCTGGCGAAAAGCATGCGTAATGGGGTATTGATCGATGGACGCAACGTGTATTCCAAGGAGCAAATCGAGGGTACCGGCCTCGTTTATCATTCTGTCGGCCGCCCGCAGATGGGTGGATTGAGTGGTTATTCTGCTAGTGTGGCTGGAGCGGTTTAATCATTTCTGTTAAGTGTCAGTCGCAACTCCGGTGAATGTTTGGACTTCCAGCCGCTGTTGTTTCCAGATTTCTTGATTTATACCGCTTAATAGCGGATGAAATCCGGAAAAGCTTATGCTTACGAAGTGAGCTTTCCTACGGAAAGCTTTTAGGCGGACGCTATCGCTCCTACAGTTCCAAAATTCCCCTCCGTCACTCCGTTCCCTTATCATAAGTTTTAAGCAATTTATAAAGTTAGAGTACTCTGATTGTTTATCGCAGTAGCAGATAACCTTGTTGTTGTAGTAGTACTTGCGTTGGCTGCTGCCTCCATAGGAGCAGAAGCAAATCTTTAGAAAAACGTGCTGCCTTCCGGCTGGTACAGCCCGGTGCAGTACGGTTCAAGCATTTAGAGGAAGTTGGTTAGGTAAAGAACGGAAAGGGAATTTGGAACTGTAGAAACGGAGTGTTCGCCTTTATCCTCGGATTTCTACCGCGAGAAGCGGTTCAATCAGGAAATCTGAGGATAACAGCGATCGGAAGTCCAAAATCCCTTGGAGTGGTTTCTACCTAACAAATTTTTTTAATGCATCCGCTCGAATTAAGGCTAAGCGGAAGCTATACGTTTTGATAACAATTTAATTATGCTCGATTTCCATAAATTGAGGAGGGTTCATCTATGAAAATGGTACTTCTATCAGGCGGTTCAGGTAAACGGTTATGGCCGTTGTCCAACGACTCACGTTCAAAGCAATTTCTAAAGGTACTTGAAAGCCCTCAAGGTGAACCAGAATCCATGGTACAACGTGTCTGGAGACAGCTGGAGGAAGCGGGGATGGCAGAATCATCTTATCTGGCCACCGGCCGCGGCCAAGTAGAAATGATACAAAGCCAACTGGGAAGTCATGTGCCGATTATCGTTGAACCGGAGCGTCGGGATACTTTTCCGGCTATCGCCTTAACAGCTACCTATCTTTATTCAGTGGCAGGTGTTTCTCCAGCGGAGACGGTAGCAATATTGCCTGTTGACCCTTATGTAGAAGCATCCTTTTTTGATACCATAGCTATGCTTGAGGGGACCATGCTGGAAAGTGGAGCAAATCTGGCACTAATGGGTGTTGTTCCTGAACATGCCTCAGAGAAATACGGATATATTATTCCTACCACCGATGAGGCGGGGGGAAATGGTTTTATGAAGGTGAGTCACTTTCAAGAGAAACCAGACCGTATACAAGCAGAACAGCTCATCGAGCAAAATGCATTGTGGAATTGTGGAGTGTTTGCCTTCCGCTTAGGGTACTTGTTAGATATTTTGCAGCGTAAAGGGTTGCCTTTAGGATATGAAGAATTGCAGAAGCAGTATAAGCTATTGTCTTCCATCAGCTTTGATTATGAAGTGGTGGAGAAAGAAGAACATATTGTAGTACAGCCGTATGATGGATTCTGGAAGGATCTTGGAACGTGGAATACGCTGACAGAGGAAATGAGCAGCAAGCATGTAGGAAAAGGTTTTGTAACGGCGGATTCTGAGGGGACTTGCTTGATTAATGAGCTGGATATTCCGATTACGGTAATTGGTGCGAAGGATCTGATCATTGCGGCTAGCCCGGATGGGATTCTAGTTACCCATAAAGCTGAGAGCCCACGGATTAAAGAAGTGCTGAAGACCTTTGAACAAAGACCGATGTACGAGGAACGCCGCTGGGGCCATTACAAAGTTATTGATTATGTGAAATATGATGAAGGCAATGAAGTGCTGACCAAACGGATTTTTATATCCGAGGGGAATAATATCAGCTATCAATTACATCGCAAGCGTAGTGAAATTTGGACAATCGTTAGCGGCGAAGCAAGTATTGTGCTGAATGAGAAAAAACATAATGTGAAGGCTGGGGACGTGGTACGTATACCGGAAGGAACGAAGCACGCGATCCTTGCTTTGACGGATGTTGAGTTTATAGAGGTACAGACGGGGTCTGAATTAGTAGAAGAAGATAACATACGTATTACTTTAGACTGGAATGATATAGAACTACAACAATTCATTTCATAGGTCTAACCTATCTATTTAACCAATTCAAAATTTCTTGAAACAGGTAAATTGACTCAATTATCAAAAAAAGTCATAAAAACACTAAATATATCATTAATTGTCGTCGATACTTACGGTAAGAGAGATTATTTCTCTTAAATTGAAAAGGCAAACCTATCGAAAGGTAGGGACGCAAAGCTATAGGGCCTTCGAAAGAGTGGCAGCCTGGCTACCGAAAGGGAGATTATTTTGAAAGCTTACCGTACGTATCGATTATTTGGCGCATTTCTGTCACTCGTCTTGTTTCTGACTGCACTTCCGCTTACTGTTGGAATTTCGCCGTCTGTTGTCATAGCTGCTTCAAATTCTGGAGCACCAGTTACCCCAGGAGCCTCACCTGAAGCCGTAAAGCTGCTTAACTATTTTTACTCGATCTCAGGAAAAGGTATTATTGCTGGTCAACATGACTATTTAGAAAGTCCAGATGAAATTAACAATATGCTGAAGGGAACTAGCGGACAAAATGCCGCTCTTCACGGTTATGAACTGGGCGCGATCAGCGGTCAGTCAGAAGGAACCATGGCCTGGCAACGTCAAAATGTGGTGAACAGCGCCATCAACTGGAATAAAGCGGGCGGAATCGTAGCTATGACTTTTCATGCTAACCTGCCGGGCACCTCTTATGACTGGGATAATGTAAAAAAAACGCTTAGTCAAGGTGAGTTCGATAGTTACGTTACACCGGGTACCAAGCAATATAACAGTCTGATCGCTGAACTTGATAAGGTGGCAGTCTCCCTAAAAAGCTTGCGTGATGCCAACGTTCCGGTGCTTTGGAGACCCTATCATGAAATGAACGGGAACTGGTTCTGGTGGGGGAAGAAAAATAACTTTTCTAAACTTTGGAATATTATTTATGACCGTTTTGTTAACGTTCATAAATTAAATAATTTATTATGGGTATGGAGTCCGAATGCTCCCAATGTTTGGTCAGATCCTTATGCGTTGACTTATCCAGGAGCGGATAAAGTAGATATTCTGGCAGCAGATATATACGAAAATGATTATCAGCAAAAATAC contains the following coding sequences:
- a CDS encoding glycosyltransferase family 4 protein; translated protein: MLRVAYIDHTAKWSGGEVALFNILTHIGEQIDPLVILAEDGALAERLRENGMDVRIIALDESIRSRGRNAVNLGAPAAAFKLLAYGRKLAPLLKAEKVDCVHTNSLKSALYGAIAAKIAGVPLIWHIRDHIGAPYLKPIVAKGIRLLSRLLPNGVIANSHSTLNALELPRSKKTLVVYSAFAKAIGNGIGMRDQKDFNVLLVGRLAHWKGQHIVLEAAKSFKNEPRVKFWLAGDALFGEEAYKQELLQKIKNDELTNVSMLGHVDDIQGLMNTADLLIHTSVTPEPFGQVIVEGMAAGLPVIASNEGGPVEIVVQGETGLLIEPGDAAILADSIKWMLDHPEERRRMADNGMKRVKEHFVIENTVKDIVDYYKGLLAGT
- a CDS encoding sugar phosphate nucleotidyltransferase, coding for MKMVLLSGGSGKRLWPLSNDSRSKQFLKVLESPQGEPESMVQRVWRQLEEAGMAESSYLATGRGQVEMIQSQLGSHVPIIVEPERRDTFPAIALTATYLYSVAGVSPAETVAILPVDPYVEASFFDTIAMLEGTMLESGANLALMGVVPEHASEKYGYIIPTTDEAGGNGFMKVSHFQEKPDRIQAEQLIEQNALWNCGVFAFRLGYLLDILQRKGLPLGYEELQKQYKLLSSISFDYEVVEKEEHIVVQPYDGFWKDLGTWNTLTEEMSSKHVGKGFVTADSEGTCLINELDIPITVIGAKDLIIAASPDGILVTHKAESPRIKEVLKTFEQRPMYEERRWGHYKVIDYVKYDEGNEVLTKRIFISEGNNISYQLHRKRSEIWTIVSGEASIVLNEKKHNVKAGDVVRIPEGTKHAILALTDVEFIEVQTGSELVEEDNIRITLDWNDIELQQFIS
- a CDS encoding glycosyl hydrolase encodes the protein MKAYRTYRLFGAFLSLVLFLTALPLTVGISPSVVIAASNSGAPVTPGASPEAVKLLNYFYSISGKGIIAGQHDYLESPDEINNMLKGTSGQNAALHGYELGAISGQSEGTMAWQRQNVVNSAINWNKAGGIVAMTFHANLPGTSYDWDNVKKTLSQGEFDSYVTPGTKQYNSLIAELDKVAVSLKSLRDANVPVLWRPYHEMNGNWFWWGKKNNFSKLWNIIYDRFVNVHKLNNLLWVWSPNAPNVWSDPYALTYPGADKVDILAADIYENDYQQKYYDSLLSLAAGKPIAIGENGEMPNLEKLQQSQSKWTYMMSWGKMLYENNSADTIKTFMNSNYTLTRDKLNTSLVPTPSAAPAPAPPEEEGEAAIPLAKGLTGEYYNNIQLSGAAALTRTDAMIDFNWRQGSPDAALGIDRFSIRWSGKIKPLYDEQYTFYTTSDDGIRVWVNGQSVIDSWTKQSGTERKGNITLKAGQLYDIKVEYYENEGDARVRLMWESASQAKETVPASALYLPDVS
- a CDS encoding UDP-glucose/GDP-mannose dehydrogenase family protein, encoding MKLTVIGTGYVGLVSGVCFALSGHHIICVDKDEEKIKKLKQMESPIYEPGIEELIELNLREERLSFSADLQESVRRSDIIILAVGTPSLPNGEADLTYIEGAAAEIAKAMEGHKIIMTKSTVPVGTNEKISKMLSKFTHHSFDIVSAPEFLREGSAIRDTLHPDRIVIGLDNPELEPTMRELHKGFTENVFVTDIRSAEMIKYASNAFLATKISFINEIANICEKVGADVTEVAEGMGMDQRIGSSFLQAGIGYGGSCFPKDTNALIQIAGNVDYEFKLLKSVVEVNKGQRFMIISKLHESLGSLRGSTIGIWGLAFKPNTDDVREAPAREIVEALVAEGATVKLYDPIAATNFRQQYDHSQLRWCNLPEEAAEGSDAVCLLTDWSLLKEIDLHQLAKSMRNGVLIDGRNVYSKEQIEGTGLVYHSVGRPQMGGLSGYSASVAGAV
- a CDS encoding glycosyltransferase — its product is MKIAIAHDYLIQMGGAERVVEVFHHMYPEAPIYTTVFNGSRLTDNLKDADIRASWLQKIPGVKTNFKGVLPLYPMAIRDLDFRGFDIVLSSSSAFMKSIQVPKHTFHLCYCHTPMRFAWDYDTYMERQSNSGLFKKMLKVYMQQLKTWDQRTSKNVNQFVANSSVVKTRIQNYYHRDADVIFPPINTARFTSSSTIGDYYLIVSRLVSYKRIDLAVEAFNRNGLKLYIVGDGPDRKRLEGMAKDNVSFLGRLEDEQVTGMMAQCRAFIFPGEEDFGITPLEANAAGRPVIAYQAGGALDTIIPYVNGVFFQHQEVEDLLKAIYEVESYAWDIDQIMEHARKFDEQAFMVKFKQYVEQAYVNFLKGG